The following is a genomic window from Lysinibacillus sp. JNUCC-52.
AATTTTATAAAGAACTTCAGCATGCGGATGTTTCCAATTTGTATATTGATCGTATTAGCGCCTATTTTTTACAAGTTGAGAAAGATGTAGAGCAACAGCTTCGAGCACGAATACCTTCTACTATTACATGGAAAGGGTTGGAATCGGTTATTGCAATTCAACAACATTATGGCATAACAAATAGTAACTTTGTGAAGCCAGGAGTTGGAGAAACAACACGGGTATTACTTCGCAGAGTCCCATGGAAAATATTAATTAACCCTACCTATGTGCATGAATTAGCACACATTTTACTTTTAGCAAAGGAAAAGAATGTTGAAATTGAGGAATATCCACAAATGTCCTATGCATGCTGTGGCTTAATAAAAGAAGTGTAGAGGAGGGAAGACATGCTACTATTTACATCTGATTTAGATCGTACGCTTATTTACTCTCAGCGCATGATGGATAAGTATCCACCCAATACAGCCCCAATTACGGTTGAGCGAAAAAATGGGGAAGGACTTAGTATGATGACAGAAGATACAATGTCATTATTGCAACAGGTTCACCAACAAACATTATTCGTACCTGTTACAACACGTGCATTACATCAATATGAACGAATACATGCAATAAAAGAGTTGTGTCCTACTTTTGCAATTACGAGTAATGGGGGTACAATAATAGAACAAGGACGCCCTAATGTGGAATGGGCCAAAATTTTACGCAAACGAATTGAAGATTCTTCCATTCCACAAGCAGATTTAGAACGCCAATTTAATAACATAAAATCACAATGTTGGCTTCAACAATCGTTCTATGTTGATGAGTTATTTTATGTACATTATGTGGATTGTCATATTTTGCAGCATGACGATGTGCAGGCTATGATTCAAGACTTTGCGGTACATGGTTGGCATGTACTCTTGCAAGGACGAAAATTGTACTTTATGCCAAAGGTGCTTACAAAAGAAGCCGCAATTTCGTATTTGAAGGAGCATTGTACATATACTATGCACTTGGCAGCGGGTGATTCCATAATGGATTATGGAATGCTCGCTTTGGCAGATAAAGGCTACACGCCATCGCACGGTGACTTAAAAGACAAACAACCACAAATACTAAAGAACACCCTATATTCGGCACATAGTGGTGAAGCATTTACAAAACATTTATTGGAAGATGTTTTACAATTGGCTGCCATGCAACCAATTGTGGAAGTATGATGTAAGGAGGTGATGCTTGTATGCAAACGGTCACAATTGAATCAGTATTAGAAAGAGATTCTTATGATTGGCTACAAGCCTTCCAAGAAGCAGCTAATGTGCGAGCAGTTTACGAGGTGACAGAACAACACGTTCGTTTTAGCCGTATTGCTGTACGTATATTAGGTGTCCCGCTAGAAGAAGATGAATATTTTAATTCTTTATATACAATGTCACAAAATCCAAATATCCATATTTTAAGCGAAGAATTAAATAAACATATTGAGCAAAAAGATTTTCAGGCATTGCAAACGATTATAGAGCAACATCAGCAATCCCCTAAAGGCTTGTCGATTAATCGACTAATTGCCATGATGTATGGTCACCAACTTATTCCTAAGCATGATGATCCTTCGATGAATCGTCATTTGCAGCTCGTGACGATGCGAGTAGTGGAGCGCTTCAGAGATCAGCAATCACTTGGATTACTAGCGAATGACTTTCGACGCTTTTTAATTGATATGGTGAAGTGGTTAAAAAACCATTGGATTCAGTGGACAAAAGCGATGAAGCCGACAGATGATTTCCCGAAGGTCATTTGGTATGGTGAAACAACAATTAGTCAGCGCTATTTCCTCCTATTATTAATGGAGCTTGGTTGCGATGTGTTAATCTTCCATCCAGCAGCGATTGATGAATTTGCTACAGTGGATTCAACAGATGCATTTTCTGTTACGCACTCCTATGTAAGTCAAACAACGCTACAGCCATTCCCTGATAAATTACGAGATCGTCAAGCAACAGTGGGCTATAGCTCTAGCCAACATTTTGAACAATTAATGCATGACCAGCATTCGGGTGTTTATCGACCATGGCAATTTAAAGACCATTTGCCGCGTTCACTAACACTACGTATGACATATTATGATATTTTTATTTATGAAAATGAAAAGGCGATGGTTCGTCCGAAATTTGAGGTGCTTAAAGATGAAGTCATCATTCCAGTAATTTTCGCAAAAGTTAGTGGCGTATCTAGTAACCGTGAAGAATATTGGGGAAATATGCATCGATTGCTTGCAAGCCCACAAGCGGTATTTGTGCAGGCGTTTCCATATGCGAAAACGAGTAGAGCTAATTTTCATTTTCATTATCAGCATTGTTTAGTGAATGGTGAACTATCTACAGAGCGGATTATGCAAAGTGATTGGTGGCAATATGAGGATTTGACATTGGAGCTACAATCAGCAATTGCTCATACAATGAAAACGTCCTGTGAGCAGCCTATGCTTAAACTGCAGCCAAATGAATCACAGTATGATTTGCAATTATTTATATTTAAGCAAATGACGATGATTCCAAAGGACATATTGCGCTTATTACAAAGTTTTGATTATGCTCAGGAAGTGCCAAAGCTAGTGCTCTATCAAGCACCGCAGCAGCCAGTATTATCTCGTGAAGATATTGCTTTATTAGCGTTTTTAAATCGTTTTGGTGTAGATATTATTTTTTACAATCCAACAGGTAAGCTTGATTTAGAAAAACATTTGCTAGAGGATACGTTTGATGGACATCGTTTAGAGCATATGGTGTTTGACTTACAATTTGAAGAGCCAAAGCAACAAAAGTCAAAGCCTGATAAAATGATTAAAAAATTATTTAACCGTTTCTTCTGACGGCTAGGAAAGGAAGGAGGAACATAATGTCAAGTAGAGCGATTGTACTTGAACGATTAACAGCTGAAACAGCAGAACAAACAAAACAACAGCTAAGTCATAGTCCAGAAGTACAGCATATTGCAAACCAAATCAATATAAAAAACAAGCTTGAATTGACGGAGCTCGGTAAGGAGCCAGCAGTTAAACTTTCACGTTTTTCAGACCAAATTTTAAGAACGATTGCCCATTCAAAAGTAAATGAATCCAACGAATTATTAAAGCAGCTCGAAGCCCTAATGTCTAAGTTTGATAAAAAGGAAGTCATTGAACAACAAGGCTTTTTAGGGAGATTGTTTAAACGTGCGCCGAAAAATAAGGAAGATTTATATGCTAAATATAATGTTCTTGGAAGAGATATTGAAAAAGTACATTATCAATTTGTCCTAATGGAAGAAGCATTGGCAAATGATAATCGAATGCTAGCTCGTCTTTATAACGAAAATTTGACTTATTATATGGAGCTTGAAAAATATATCGTTGCCGCTGAGATGAAACTAGATGAGATAAAGTCAACATTAATTCCAATGTATGAAAGACAAAGTGAAGCGGGCAATCAAATTGCAAAAATGGAGCTTACAACATTACAAGCAATTGCCGAAACATGTGCCCAAAAAATTGATGAGCTTGAGAAATCCAGAATGGTAGCGATTTTAGGGGCAACCCAAATGGATATGCTACGCAATGGCAATAGCGAGTTAATGGAGCAAATCAATGGAGCGTTTGTCACCACAATTCCTGTTTTTAAAATGGGGATTATGAATGCGGTGAATGAAAAGCGCCAACAGCTACAACAGGAATCTGCTGCTGCTTTTGAAAAGCGTATGAAGCAATTTGGTGAAAACAATAGTCATGCTGTTTTACAAAGTGTGGAATATGCTCAGCAAAGTGAGTCGACAATGACGCTCGAAGAAATGTGGGAAACGATTGTTACTGGTATTACAAGTTATCGTCAGTTACGTGCGGAACAAGCAACGAAGCGTCAACAAATAGAGCAGCAACTAATGGCTTTAAATAATGAAGCTTAAAAAAGCTGACACCATATTAAGGTGTCAGCTTTTTTAATAATTGTGTGAGTGCCTGGCACGCTAAGCGCCGCTAGTTGCAGCTTACATTAGGTGCGTTCCCACAGTTCAAAATTGTGTGAGTGCCTGGCACCTAAATAAACTCTTCTTCGATTTCCAAGTTGATTTCTTGGCCGTGATAGCTTTGATATGACACGATTAAAGTATCTAAGTGCTCTAAGTTTTCCTCGTAATCTAAAATCCGCGACAAAATATATAAAAGGTGATAGCTCGAAAATTCTGTATCGCCTTCTTGGTGTGCATATGTCACTTGATGGATAAAGATTTCCATTAACTGATTGCGTTGAATGTAGTCGATATGTGTGCTCCATTCGGAATGCTCAGGCTTTAATTTCCCTGTATATTTTAGCAACAGCTGCTCATGGTAGGTAAGCAGGAAGTCTAGACGCTCTTGAATCATTAAATGGAATTGTGTCGGTAAATGCGCTAATTCGTTTTCATGTTTATGCAGACGATGTAACAATTCTAGACTCTTTTTTGAAGTCGTAATCATTTGACGGTAAACCACTAATTTTCTTGCTTTAATGTATTTTTTGTTTTTAAAGTAATTTCGTTCTTCCTTGAAAAACTCATAGAGTGTATCGACTCTAAGCATACGTTCTCTAAATTTGTTTAAAGCAGTTTTAGTAGAAGTATGCTCAGACGCTTGACGAACAGCTAATCTCGTCCAGCGAATAATATCATCCTGTAAAAAGTAAATTTTACGGAAAAGCTTTACTTCGTATTTTGGTGGTAAAAACACAAGATTTACAACAAATGCTGCTAAAACCCCAACTAAAATTGTAAGAAAGCGAAATAAACTAAATGTAAGAAAGTCATCACCTTGAATCTCCATAATAGCGACAACGGAAACAAGTGCTAGAGAAAGTGATTTTTCAAGCTTGAATTTTAACATCAATCCTATTGCGATAATGACAGCAATACCTACAGCCACGACGTGATGGCCGAAAAGTAAACCGAAGATTACGGCAATGGAAGCTCCGATAATATTTGCTTGTACTTGTTCAACGATCGTTTGATAAGAGCGATAAATAGATGGCTGAATCGCAAAGATTGCTGCAATTCCAGCAAAAACTGGAGTTGGTAATTGCAGGAGCTCTGCAATAAATAGTGCAAAGACAATAGCTACGCCAGTTTTAAATACACGGGCACCTAATTTCATAATAAAATCGATGTCCTTTCTGTCTAATATTTTTAACTTGGCTCCTCTTTTAAAAGTGAGATTTAATCAAGTTAAAGGTCTCTGCGCAAGTCACAGAATTTAAAAGTAGCTTTTTTAAGAAAGCTCACAAAAATCTGGATACCATTATGCTAAGTCGTAATGAATGCTTCTTTACATTATAGAAGGAAGTTCTTAGAAAATACATAGATTTGTATATCATAATATAAAAAAGTTGACTTCTATTAATCATGCACAACATTGTTTAATCTACAAGCATAAAGGGAACAGCCAAAATGTCAACCCTCCCTTTAATATTAAACAAATTTTCGTGAATTGAAACCAAATAATCGTGTTGAAAGTGTACAACGAACATACATAAAGCTGTCGACAAAGACATTAGCATAAAGATTAATTGTTGCAAACAGTAGTCACTATTTAACGAAAATAATCTTTTTGAAGGTACTAGATGGCATATGTGAAATTTTGGAGATGAAAATTGGAGGGTTAAATGAATAATCAAAAATTTGATGAGTTTATTAAAATAGCTAAAAAACTAAATGATATTAAAATTATTCCATTGTTAATGGGTTCGGTTGGCTTAGAAGTAGTTACAGGGGAAAATTGGAAAGCTCAAGATTTAGATATTCATGTACCTGGAGATAAAAGAGGGTGGGAAGTTCCCCCTGAAATATCCATACATAACTGGATTGATATTGTGCAAATCATGGAATCAATGGAATATAGCTTAATTGATTTGCATGAACATGAATTCACTAAAGAGGGGCTATCAGTTCAGTTCGGTATTATTGACACTTTACCAAATTTCGCAGGAGTACAATTAGATGATTTAGAAATGCAGCAAAAGGAAGAGGTCAAATATTACTTATTAAATCCTGAGCAATATTTATATGTTTACAAGGCCTCATCTAAGGATAGTTATAGAGCAGACAAAAATAATAATAAAGATTTTATAAAAATAGATTTCTTAAAAAACATGGGATGCTAATTTAATTGTCCTAATAAGTGCTTTAATTGAAGAGATAACAAAATTGGCGTAGCAGTAAATTTGATTGCTGATGTACAAAAAGGATAGATGTAAGCAGGTATCCACCCGTTTCATCTATCCTTTCTTTTTTAGCTATATGTTGTTGGACATTATAACTATACTTTCATTATAACGTCCTTTGTAGTTTCTTAAAGTTGAGAAAATGCATAGTCGACAGCTTCGATTGTTTCACGAATATCTGCTTCTGTATGCTCAGTTGTTAAAAACCATGCTTCATATTTAGATGGTGCGAGGTTAATGCCTTGTCCAAGCATTAGTTTAAAGAATCGACCGAAAATTTCTCCGTCAGAATTTTCGGCTTGCGCATAGTTTTCTACTTTCACATCTGTAAAGTAAATCGTTAGTGCACCTTTTAGACGATTTAAAGTAATCGTTACGCCATGCTTTTTGGCAGCAGTTAAAATACCTTCTTCTAAAATCGCACCAAGTCGATCCATTTCATCGTAAACACCTGGAGTGGCTAATACTTCTAAGCAAGCTATACCCGCTTGCATCGATGCAGGGTTTCCAGCCATTGTCCCTGCTTGATATGCTGGTCCAAGTGGAGCAACTGTATCCATAATTTCTTTACGACCACCGTAAGCGCCGATTGGTAAACCACCGCCAATAACTTTTCCTAGTGCAGTAAGGTCTGGCGTTAAACCGAGTAGTATCTGTGCACCACCGTAATGGAATCGGAATGCCGTAATCACTTCATCATAAATTGTCAGTGCACCTTTTTCTTTCGCTGTTGCATGCACTAATTCTAAAAATCCAGGGTTCGGTTCAACAATACCGAAGTTGCCTACGATTGGTTCAATTAAAATCGCAGCGATTTGGTCACCCCATGTTTCCATCGCTTCTGTAAATGCTTGGGGATTGTTAAATGGTACCGTAATGACTTCTTCTGCTGTTGCAGTTGTTACACCTGCTGAATCTGGTGTGCCTAATGTAGCTGGACCAGAGCCAGCCGCTACTAATACTAAGTCAAAGTGTCCGTGGTAGCAGCCAGCAAACTTCATAATTTTTGTACGGCCAGTATAGGCACGAGCAACACGGATAGTTGTCATCACTGCTTCTGTACCTGAATTGTTAAAGCGTACTTTATCCATTGAAGGGATGGCTTCTTTTAGCATTTTAGCAAAAGTGACCTCATATTCAGTTGGCGTACCAAATAATGTACCGTTTTCAGCGGCATTAGAAATCGCCTTTGCAATATGTGGATGGCCATGACCTGTAACAAGTGGACCGTATGCAGCTAAATAATCAATGTAACGGTTGCCGTCAACATCCCAAAAATAAGCGCCTTTTCCTCGAGCCATTGCAACGGGCGAGCCCCCACCGACTGCTTTATATGAACGAGAAGGGCTGTTCACACCACCAACGATATGTAAAAGCGCTTCTGCGTGTACTGCTTCAGATTTTGAGTGATTCATAACTATGCCTCCTAAGTAATTATACTTAACCTATTGTAGACCTATCAGTGTAAGAAATCCAAAGAAAATAAGGGATATGACTTGATTTGTTACTTAGAGTAAAATAAGAAATGCAAAAGGAGGAGATTGTTATGACATTAGTAGAAGGACAGAAAGCACCGAATTTTTCACTTGTTAATGACAAAGGGGAGCATGTGCAATTAGCAGATTTTAGGGGCAAAAATGTCATTTTGTATTTTTATCCGAAAGACATGACACCAGGTTGTACAACAGAAGCATGTGATTTCCGCGATAAGCATGAAGACTTTAGCCAGTTAAATGCTGTTGTATTAGGCGTGAGCCCTGATAATGCACAAAAGCATACAAAATTTATTGATAAGCATGGGCTACCTTTTTCCCTTTTAGTGGATGAGGATCATGCTGTAGCGGAGGCTTATGATGTTTGGGTATTAAAGAAAATGTATGGACGCGAATATATGGGGATTGAACGTTCAACCTTTTTAATTGATACAGCTGGTAATCTTATAAAAGCGTGGCGCAAAGTACGCGTGAAAAATCATATCGAAGAAGTGTACACATATTTAGCAAATCAGGAGGAACATTCATGAGAATTTATTTTACATTTGAACCAAGACCCGATTTACGTGAACCGTTAGTAGAGGAATTTTCACAATGTGATTTCGTTTTTGAAAATGGTTTATCTACGGATGAACTTCAAAAAGCAGATGTACTAGTTACATATGGCGAAGATTTAAATGATGATAATATGCTGTATGCCACGAAACTAAAATGGATTTTCGTTGCTTCCGCAGGAGTAGAAAAAATGCCTGCTCAAGCAATTATTGATCGGGGGATTTTAGTATCTAATGTACGAGGTATTCATAAATCACCTATGGCTGAGTCGATGCTTGCTCATATTTTAGCCATTAAGCGTGCATTACCATGGTTATATGAGCATCAAAAGAAAAAAGAATGGTCGAAGAAAGGAAAGCAAACGGAATTACGAGATAATACAGCCCTTATACTAGGACCTGGAGCGATTGGCTCGGAAGTAGGTCGCTTATTACAAGCATTTGGTGTAACGACAATTGGTTGTAACCGTTCAGGTAAAGCTGCGCCTCATATGGATGAGATGGTAAGTTTCACTCAGCTAACAGAAGCTTTGCCAAAGGCAGATATCGTTATTTCCGTATTGCCAAAAACCGAAGAAACTACGCATTTATTGAAGGAAGAGCATTTTAGTGCAATGAAAAATGAAGCCATTTTCATGAATTTTGGACGCGGAAATTTAGTAGATGAAAAGGTTCTTATTCATGCTATGGAAACAGGTGAAATAGGCTATGCCGTATTAGATGTGTTTGAAAAAGAACCACTTAGTGCAAATAGTCCATTATGGACATGTCCGAATGTCATAGTATCTCCGCATGTTTCAAGTCATTCTTCTCGCTATGTAGAAAGAAGCTTAGCTATTTTTAAGCCGAGTTTGACAAAATGGTTAAATGGCGAGACAGCACTAGAAAATGTCGTGGATTTATCGAGAGGATATTAAAAAGTAATTTAATTTAGCTGATGCATAGGACGAAAGTTGACAGATGTTAGCTTAATTCGATACACTAATTGTAACAATTATAAATTAATAATACTTATGAAAAGGGGTGCATGACGATGTCTATACCGCATTTACAGGATGCACTTGACACGTTAAAAACAACTGGTGTACGCATTACTCCTCAGCGTCATGCTATTTTAGAATATTTAATTCAATCGATGACACATCCAACTGCGGATGAAATTTATAAAGCGCTTGAAGGAAAATTTCCAAATATGAGTGTGGCAACTGTCTACAATAATTTACGTGTTTTCCGTGAAGTAGGATTAGTAAAAGAGCTGACTTATGGGGATGCCTCTAGCCGTTTTGATTTTGTTACAAATGATCACTATCATATGATTTGTGAATGCTGTGGTAAAATTGTCGATTTCCATTACCCAGGTTTAGATGAAATCGAACACTTCGCCTCACAAGTAACAGACTTTGATGTGCATACACACCGTCTAGAGATTTATGGTACGTGTCCAGCGTGTAAAGATGTAGCAGCGAAAGTACAATAAGTTTTCTTGGAGTTTTTACGCAAGCGTATGAATGAATACGATTAAAAAGCAAGTGGGCAATTAGCTCGCTTGCTTTTTATTATGGCGTGCGAGAAATACTCTTAAAACAGACTGGAAATTTTCGATATTAATAATATGGGTGATGACACGAAGGTGAAGGGCTTTTTATTATACTGCGTCGAGGTTGTAGCTTATTAAACAAGTATCTCTTAAAACAATTAATTAGGAGGGATTTAATGAATGTACAATTAGGGAGTAGTAATTACTTTAGTACAGTAAAAAAAGAAGAACGATTGTCTGACAATTTATTTTTAGCAAACAAAAAAAGAAAAGCAACATACGAAATAATAAAAGAGAATGGTTATGTACGTCATATAGTAACGAAGGAAAATGGTGAAAAAGTAATTGTTAGAGAAGTGAAAATTCCAAAACATGAAATACAAGATCAATCCTCTGGTGACATCAACGATATGATTACGCAAAAGTTAGTAGCACAAATGATTAAATCGTTCGATGACAGACAGCACCTGCAAAATTCTTTTAAAACTGGCATAGCTGGTCAAAAGGAAAAACAAATTTCTAAATATAGAGTGAGCATATAATTCGGTTATTGCTATTAATAGTAGTGGTTGTAATACTAAAAAAATTCCTAGCTCTTATATGGGGCTAGGAATTTTTTGCTTTGTTATTATAAGATTGATCAAACTCTTTTCCTTCAAGTGTTGGATCTAGTGTTAATGGTTCGTTACAGTACATGCACATATCGACACGACCTAAAACTTTCGTATGCTTATGGCAATTTGGGCATTCTACTTGAACTGCTCTTGTTGAGAGAAGTCCGATCCAAGCATAGACAACTGTACTACCGATAATACATAGTAAACCAAGCGTCATGAAGATTAAGACAAGGATGGGATTGTTTTTGAAGAATATTCCCCCATACATAACAACAAAGCCGATGAAAATAAGTGCTAATGCAAAAGAACGGATTTTATTAATTTTACTTTTGTAAGGTTTCATACAATATCTTGCCTCCCAATCTAAAATCTACTATAACATATAAGAACAAAGTATTTTAGTTTTGACTAAAAGGCAAAGAAGGAATACTTTCAGAGTATGTCGAAATTTTAACGAAATAAAGTCATATAACAAATAGAGGAGGACTGAACATGGAGCAAGTTTTGCGCCCAATATATCAAGAACGTGCGAGTCAGTCTAATACGTTAGGTGTCATTTTAATGGAGAAGCGTGAGGAACAAAGTAATGTTACTGACACATTCGATACCATATTACTCATTATTGTAAAGGAAGCGGAGCAACCTGTTTTCTCAAAGCATTATTTATATGATGGGAATAAGGTGGCCTTACATACTGTTACAGAAAAATTGTTACGCAAGTGGTTACTAATTGGCTCTAACAAAAAAGTAGTTGATTGGATTTTCTTTGGCAGAGTATTGTTTGATCGTAATGAATTCCTTCATAAATTAAAAATTGAACTACAAGAGTTTCCGTTCAGCGGTAGGAAAATTAAGACGGGTATTCAATTTTCAAAGTTAATTCGACGCTATTTAGAAGGAAAAGAATATTTTGATAAGGGAAGCTATTTAGATGCCTACAATCATGTTGTTGATTCTTTGCATCACTTAGGGCGATTGTCCATTATAGATAGTGGGTTATATCCAGAAGTTACAGTATGGGCGCAAGTGAAAAAGATAGAGCCTGCTATTTATAAGTTATATGAAGAACTTGTTTTGAGCAGTGAGCCAATTGAAAAGCGATTAGAGCTTTTATTTTTAGCAAGTGAGTTTTTAATTCATTCACGAACACAGGATGGAGCTCAACATATATTAGAAGTCATGCAAACAAAAGAGACATGGACGATTCAAGAATTACATGATCATCATGAGCTTGTGAACTATTCTGTAGACTTAGAAGTATTTGTAGAGTATTTAGTGGATAAAGGCTACATACTTATTGAACCTGTCGTTGCAAAAAGCGAAATGATTTTCCATCGACACTATAAGGTGAACAAAGAGTCTATAGAATTTAAATAAGCCATATAGTATGCTAGTAATCGAGGTATAAAAAATACCTCGATATTTTTTCAAAAAAAGTATTGACGATTAATATATTGATATTGTATTATATTAATTGTCGCTAAGACATAACAAAAACACTTAGAAAAACGAGTGAAAAAACTTTATAAAAGTTGTTGACACAAAATGAGTGAGATGTTATTATAAAGAAGTCGCTGAAAAACGACGAACGATATGAACCTTGAAAACTGAACAAGCAAAACGTAATCAATATAGTTTTTAGTAGCTAACTTCGTTAGCGAACAAAACAAAATTTTGGACATCAAAATTGATGCCAGCAAAACAATTTGAGCTAATCAAATTTCTTTTATGGAGAGTTTGATCCTGGCTCAGGACGAACGCTGGCGGCGTGCCTAATACATGCAAGTCGAGCGGACAGATAAGGAGCTTGCTCCTTTGACGTTAGCGGCGGACGGGTGAGTAACACGTGGGCAACCTACCCTATAGTTTGGGATAACTCCGGGAAACCGGGGCTAATACCGAATAATCTTTTGTCTCTCATGAGACAATTCTGAAAGACGGTTTCGGCTGTCGCTATAGGATGGGCCCGCGGCGCATTAGCTAGTTGGTGAGGTAACGGCTCACCAAGGCAACGATGCGTAGCCGACCTGAGAGGGTGATCGGCCACACTGGGACTGAGACACGGCCCAGACTCCTACGGGAGGCAGCAGTAGGGAATCTTCCACAATGGGCGAAAGCCTGATGGAGCAACGCCGCGTGAGTGAAGAAGGATTTCGGTTCGTAAAACTCTGTTGTAAGGGAAGAACAAGTACAGTAGTAACTGGCTGTACCTTGACGGTACCTTATTAGAAAGCCACGGCTAACTACGTGCCAGCAGCCGCGGTAATACGTAGGTGGCAAGCGTTGTCCGGAATTATTGGGCGTAAAGCGCGCGCAGGTGGTTTCTTAAGTCTGATGTGAAAGCCCACGGCTCAACCGTGGAGGGTCATTGGAAACTGGGAGACTTGAGTGCAGAAGAGGATAGTGGAATTCCAAGTGTAGCGGTGAAATGCGTAGAGATTTGGAGGAACACCAGTGGCGAAGGCGACTATCTGGTCTGTAACTGACACTGAGGCGCGAAAGCGTGGGGAGCAAACAGGATTAGATACCCTGGTAGTCCACGCCGTAAACGATGAGTGCTAAGTGTTAGGGGGTTTCCGCCCCTTAGTGCTGCAGCTAACGCATTAAGCACTCCGCCTGGGGAGTACGGTCGCAAGACTGAAACTCAAAGGAATTGACGGGGGCCCGCACAAGCGGTGGAGCATGTGGTTTAATTCGAAGCAACGCGAAGAACCTTACCAGGTCTTGACATCCCGTTGACCACTGTAGAGATATGGTTTTCCCTTCGGGGACAACGGTGACAGGTGGTGCATGGTTGTCGTCAGCTCGTGTCGTGAGATGTTGGGTTAAGTCCCGCAACGAGCGCAACCCTTGATCTTAGTTGCCATCATTTAGTTGGGCACTCTAAGGTGACTGCCGGTGACAAACCGGAGGAAGGTGGGGATGACGTCAAATCATCATGCCCCTTATGACCTGGGCTACACACGTGCTACAATGGACGATACAAACGGTTGCCAACTCGCGAGAGGGAGCTAATCCGATAAAGTCGTTCTCAGTTCGGATTGTAGGCTGCAACTCGCCTACATGAAGCCGGAATCGCTAGTAATCGCGGATCAGCATGCCGCGGTGAATACGTTCCCGGGCCTTGTACACACCGCCCGTCACACCACGAGAGTTTGTAACACCCGAAGTCGGTGAGGTAACCTTTTGGAGCCAGCCGCCGAAGGTGGGATAGATGATTGGGGTGAAGTCGTAACAAGGTAGCCGTA
Proteins encoded in this region:
- a CDS encoding HAD family hydrolase, whose translation is MLLFTSDLDRTLIYSQRMMDKYPPNTAPITVERKNGEGLSMMTEDTMSLLQQVHQQTLFVPVTTRALHQYERIHAIKELCPTFAITSNGGTIIEQGRPNVEWAKILRKRIEDSSIPQADLERQFNNIKSQCWLQQSFYVDELFYVHYVDCHILQHDDVQAMIQDFAVHGWHVLLQGRKLYFMPKVLTKEAAISYLKEHCTYTMHLAAGDSIMDYGMLALADKGYTPSHGDLKDKQPQILKNTLYSAHSGEAFTKHLLEDVLQLAAMQPIVEV
- a CDS encoding YceG family protein, giving the protein MQTVTIESVLERDSYDWLQAFQEAANVRAVYEVTEQHVRFSRIAVRILGVPLEEDEYFNSLYTMSQNPNIHILSEELNKHIEQKDFQALQTIIEQHQQSPKGLSINRLIAMMYGHQLIPKHDDPSMNRHLQLVTMRVVERFRDQQSLGLLANDFRRFLIDMVKWLKNHWIQWTKAMKPTDDFPKVIWYGETTISQRYFLLLLMELGCDVLIFHPAAIDEFATVDSTDAFSVTHSYVSQTTLQPFPDKLRDRQATVGYSSSQHFEQLMHDQHSGVYRPWQFKDHLPRSLTLRMTYYDIFIYENEKAMVRPKFEVLKDEVIIPVIFAKVSGVSSNREEYWGNMHRLLASPQAVFVQAFPYAKTSRANFHFHYQHCLVNGELSTERIMQSDWWQYEDLTLELQSAIAHTMKTSCEQPMLKLQPNESQYDLQLFIFKQMTMIPKDILRLLQSFDYAQEVPKLVLYQAPQQPVLSREDIALLAFLNRFGVDIIFYNPTGKLDLEKHLLEDTFDGHRLEHMVFDLQFEEPKQQKSKPDKMIKKLFNRFF
- a CDS encoding toxic anion resistance protein, yielding MSSRAIVLERLTAETAEQTKQQLSHSPEVQHIANQINIKNKLELTELGKEPAVKLSRFSDQILRTIAHSKVNESNELLKQLEALMSKFDKKEVIEQQGFLGRLFKRAPKNKEDLYAKYNVLGRDIEKVHYQFVLMEEALANDNRMLARLYNENLTYYMELEKYIVAAEMKLDEIKSTLIPMYERQSEAGNQIAKMELTTLQAIAETCAQKIDELEKSRMVAILGATQMDMLRNGNSELMEQINGAFVTTIPVFKMGIMNAVNEKRQQLQQESAAAFEKRMKQFGENNSHAVLQSVEYAQQSESTMTLEEMWETIVTGITSYRQLRAEQATKRQQIEQQLMALNNEA
- a CDS encoding FUSC family protein translates to MKLGARVFKTGVAIVFALFIAELLQLPTPVFAGIAAIFAIQPSIYRSYQTIVEQVQANIIGASIAVIFGLLFGHHVVAVGIAVIIAIGLMLKFKLEKSLSLALVSVVAIMEIQGDDFLTFSLFRFLTILVGVLAAFVVNLVFLPPKYEVKLFRKIYFLQDDIIRWTRLAVRQASEHTSTKTALNKFRERMLRVDTLYEFFKEERNYFKNKKYIKARKLVVYRQMITTSKKSLELLHRLHKHENELAHLPTQFHLMIQERLDFLLTYHEQLLLKYTGKLKPEHSEWSTHIDYIQRNQLMEIFIHQVTYAHQEGDTEFSSYHLLYILSRILDYEENLEHLDTLIVSYQSYHGQEINLEIEEEFI
- a CDS encoding phosphoribosylanthranilate isomerase, producing the protein MNNQKFDEFIKIAKKLNDIKIIPLLMGSVGLEVVTGENWKAQDLDIHVPGDKRGWEVPPEISIHNWIDIVQIMESMEYSLIDLHEHEFTKEGLSVQFGIIDTLPNFAGVQLDDLEMQQKEEVKYYLLNPEQYLYVYKASSKDSYRADKNNNKDFIKIDFLKNMGC
- a CDS encoding glutamate-1-semialdehyde 2,1-aminomutase: MNHSKSEAVHAEALLHIVGGVNSPSRSYKAVGGGSPVAMARGKGAYFWDVDGNRYIDYLAAYGPLVTGHGHPHIAKAISNAAENGTLFGTPTEYEVTFAKMLKEAIPSMDKVRFNNSGTEAVMTTIRVARAYTGRTKIMKFAGCYHGHFDLVLVAAGSGPATLGTPDSAGVTTATAEEVITVPFNNPQAFTEAMETWGDQIAAILIEPIVGNFGIVEPNPGFLELVHATAKEKGALTIYDEVITAFRFHYGGAQILLGLTPDLTALGKVIGGGLPIGAYGGRKEIMDTVAPLGPAYQAGTMAGNPASMQAGIACLEVLATPGVYDEMDRLGAILEEGILTAAKKHGVTITLNRLKGALTIYFTDVKVENYAQAENSDGEIFGRFFKLMLGQGINLAPSKYEAWFLTTEHTEADIRETIEAVDYAFSQL